The nucleotide sequence GGAGCAATTTCGGGAATTGACGGCGCCTCCGCAGTGATGAATCTGTCGGAGCGCGGCGATCTCGACGAGGCCGCCGCCAATCTGTTCGGCCATCTTCGTGCACTCGACGGCAAAGGCGTGCACACCATTGCGGTGATGTCGATTCCACACGAGGGGTTGGGCGAAGCCATCAACGACCGGCTGCGCCGCGCAGCCATGGGGCGAGAATGAACGGGCGGGAATGAAAGAGAACAAGAAAATGAATATCGTCCAAGGCTCCAAGCAAGTTTCCGTGCCGCCGCTTCCTCCCGAGTTGATCGCGAAATTTCGCGCGGTTGTCGGCGACAAATATGCGGTGACCGATGCGGCCGATATTGCGCCCTACGTCACCGAGGAACGCGACCTGTTTCACGGCCGCTCGCCATTGGTGTTGCGGCCCGGCTCCACGGCGGAAGTGTCTGAGATCTGCAAGCTCGCCAGCGAGCGCAAAATCGCGCTGGTGCCGCAGGGCGGCAATACCGGTCTCGTCGGCGGACAGACTCCGCATCATGGCGAAGTGGTCGTCTCGCTGCGGCGGCTGGACAAGATCCGCGAGATCGATCCCGCGTCCAACACCATGACCTGCGAGGCCGGCGTGGTGTTGCAGATCGCGCAGCAGCGCGCGGCCGAAGTCGACCGCCTGTTCCCGCTGTCGCTCGGCGCGGAAGGAAGCTGCACCATCGGCGGCAATCTCTCCACCAACGCCGGCGGCACGACGGCGCTGGCCTATGGCGTGGCGCGCGAGATGGCGCTCGGGCTGGAGGTGGTGTTGGCCGATGGCCGGATCCTGAACGGGCTGTCGAAGCTGAAGAAAGACAATACCGGTTACGATTTGCGCAACCTCTTCATCGGCGCCGAGGGCACGCTCGGCATCATCACCGCGGCGACGCTAAAGCTGTTTCCGAAGCCGCATGCGGTGGAGACCGCCTATGTCGGCCTCAAATCGCCGGCGCAGGCGCTGAAGCTGCTGTCGATCGCGCAGAACGAGGCGGCCGGCAGCCTCACCAGCTTCGAACTGCTCGCCGACATCGCGGTCGATTTCAGCCTGCGCCACGGCATCGACATCCGCGATCCGCTGACATCAAAGCACCCCTGGTACGTGCTGATGGAATTGTCGTCCTCACGCGACGACGCCAGCGCCGCGCTGGAATCCATCCTCGCCAAGGGCATGGAGGAAGGCATTGTCGACGACGCGGTGATCGCGGCGAACCTCTCGCAGCGTGCCGGATTCTGGAAACTGCGCGACGAAATGTCGGCGGCACAGAAGCCGGAAGGCGGATCGATCAAGCACGATATCTCGGTGCCGGTTGCCGCCGTGCCCGCCTTCATCGAGGAAGCCAATGCCGCGGTGGTAAAACTCATTCCAGGCTCGCGGCCGGTGCCGTTCGGCCATCTCGGCGACGGCAACATCCACTACAATGTCAGCCAGCCGATCGGCGGCAACACCGCCGACTTCATGTCGCGCTGGCATGAGGTCAACGAAGTCGTGTTCGCGATCGTGCTGCGGATGGGCGGATCGATTTCGGCCGAGCACGGCATCGGCGTGCTCAAGCGCGACGAACTGCCCGACGTCAAGGACAAGGTGGCGATCGAACTGATGCGCGGCATCAAGGCGATGCTCGATCCGCTCGGCATCATGAATCCGGGCAAGGTGCTGTGACCGTGACGAATGCGAAGACAATTCCCGCGCTCGCCATCGCCGACATTGCGGATGCCGATGTCGCCATCGTGATCGCGCTGTGGCAGGCCTGCGGCCTGACGCGGCCGTGGAACGATCCCGCCAGTGACATCGCGCTCGCCCGCCGCGAGCCGAATTCAACGATCCTGATCGGCCGCGACGGTGACGCGATCGTGGCGACCGCGATGGTCGGCCATGACGGCCATCGCGGCTGGGTCTATTACGTCGCCACCGATCCCGATCGTCGCGCCAAAGGCTATGGCCGCGCGATCATGAACGCGGCCGAGGACTGGCTGCGCGCGGCAGGCATTCCCAAACTGCAGTTGCTGGTACGGCCGGAAAACTCAGGCGTCGCCGCGTTCTATAAATCGATCGGCTTCGGCGAGCAGCAGATTCTGTTCTTCACCAAATGGCTCGACGGCCGCGAGCCGCCGCGGTGAGCTGAAGGAGTTTCATGACCGTCTCCGATCGTGTCCGCGTCAAGAATGTCGAGATCCTATCCGACCGGCATTATCGGCTGAACGAAGTCGAGTTCGACTATCGCCGCGGCAACGGCGAATGGCAGACGCAGAAGCGGGAAGTTTTCGACCGCGGCCATGCCGCGACGCTGCTGCCGTACAATGTCGCAAGCCGCACCGTCGTGCTGACGCGGCAATTCCGCCTGCCGCCCTACCTTGCCGGTCATGACGATCTCCTGATCGAAGCCGCCGCCGGCATGCTCGACGACGCCTCGCCCGAGGAGCGGATTCGTGCGGAGGCGGAAGAGGAAATCGGCTACCGGCTGCACGACGTGCGCAAGGTGTTCGAGGCCTTCATGAGCCCCGGTTCGGTCACCGAGAAGCTGCACTTCTTCATCGCCGAATACGACGCTGCGATGCGGGTCGGCGACGGCGGCGGCCTCGCCGAGGAAGGCGAAGACATCGAGGTGCTGGAAGTGCCGATCGATCAGGCGCTCGCGATGATCGCAGATGGCCGCATCGTCGATGCCAAGACCATCATGCTGCTGCAATACGCCGCGCTGCATGTTTTCAGGTGAGGTTGGCTCCATCAACCTGTCGTCCCTGCGAACATAGCCGTAGGGTGGGCAAAGCGCAGCGTGCCCACCATTCTTAAACAGTGTTCGAGGAGGCGTGGTGGGCACGCTTCGCTTTGCCCAC is from Bradyrhizobium sp. AZCC 2176 and encodes:
- a CDS encoding NUDIX domain-containing protein, with the translated sequence MTVSDRVRVKNVEILSDRHYRLNEVEFDYRRGNGEWQTQKREVFDRGHAATLLPYNVASRTVVLTRQFRLPPYLAGHDDLLIEAAAGMLDDASPEERIRAEAEEEIGYRLHDVRKVFEAFMSPGSVTEKLHFFIAEYDAAMRVGDGGGLAEEGEDIEVLEVPIDQALAMIADGRIVDAKTIMLLQYAALHVFR
- a CDS encoding GNAT family acetyltransferase — its product is MPALAIADIADADVAIVIALWQACGLTRPWNDPASDIALARREPNSTILIGRDGDAIVATAMVGHDGHRGWVYYVATDPDRRAKGYGRAIMNAAEDWLRAAGIPKLQLLVRPENSGVAAFYKSIGFGEQQILFFTKWLDGREPPR
- a CDS encoding FAD-binding oxidoreductase: MNIVQGSKQVSVPPLPPELIAKFRAVVGDKYAVTDAADIAPYVTEERDLFHGRSPLVLRPGSTAEVSEICKLASERKIALVPQGGNTGLVGGQTPHHGEVVVSLRRLDKIREIDPASNTMTCEAGVVLQIAQQRAAEVDRLFPLSLGAEGSCTIGGNLSTNAGGTTALAYGVAREMALGLEVVLADGRILNGLSKLKKDNTGYDLRNLFIGAEGTLGIITAATLKLFPKPHAVETAYVGLKSPAQALKLLSIAQNEAAGSLTSFELLADIAVDFSLRHGIDIRDPLTSKHPWYVLMELSSSRDDASAALESILAKGMEEGIVDDAVIAANLSQRAGFWKLRDEMSAAQKPEGGSIKHDISVPVAAVPAFIEEANAAVVKLIPGSRPVPFGHLGDGNIHYNVSQPIGGNTADFMSRWHEVNEVVFAIVLRMGGSISAEHGIGVLKRDELPDVKDKVAIELMRGIKAMLDPLGIMNPGKVL